The window AGGCAGTTATTGTCCATATTGGAAGTGACCAATGgaatatttttcctttaaacACTTTAAGATAGTGAAATTGGCTTGGCCACCAATACCATTTAGAAACTTTATTGTCCATGGAAACAGGAAACCGACTTTATTAACTTAACCTATTTCACCCAAAGTCCCCAGAGGGACATGACCTGCCCATGATTAAGGTGTCATTAATTTAGATgacattttgttgtttttgttaatACCCTGTATGTGTAGGCGGCTTTTGCTGAATGCTGCTAATAATAGTGATAACATCAGTATTTGTAGAGTTTATTCAAGTCTGGATATTGGTTGCTGGTTATGtaggatttttttctttttgaattaaCTAGCAGCACTCAAGAAGTTCATGAAGATGTGAAATTCTGGAGGGGTGAATTGTGAATATTTACAGACAGCAATGGACTACAATCTGGCAGCACTCAAGCTGCTATGCATGCATCTAAAGAAGGCCCAGCAAGTGATTTCTGACTCCCAGTCCTCCTTCAGTCTTGGAGGTATTCTGTTTCAGCGTGCTTGGATCCAGGTAAGCATTCAGCTTACTTCATAAGTTACATCGTCCTTCTCATATGTCCTGTCAAAAATGATTTTAATTCTGAGAAATGTTGAATGCTACAAACTTATGGTAGGGCATTTTAGTCTCGGCAGTGCCTTCCTCTTCCTCCACGGCCCCCAGTGAAACTGGCTGCCGCTTCCTCCTTGATGATGGCACCGGAATCATTGAGCTCATCCTGTCGGGTGATTTCCGTAACCGCCATTGGGAAACAGGTTAGTATTGAACCCACGTTCTAGGTTGTTTTTTTCACTGAGAACAAAAGGGAGTAAcacctttctcttcttttgtgTGTAAATGTCCAGGAATGTATGTCATGGTAGTTGGAGGTTATTTTATACAGACAGGTGATGTACCCATGATTAAGGTGAGTCACTACTGTAGACTACACATTGTTGTTCTTCTTTGTACACTTTTATGTCTAGGTAGCTTTTGCTGAATGCTGCTAAAAAATACGGACCCCATTTTTACCTGTGGAATTTAGTTGTTCAAGTCTGGAAATTTCTTGCTGGTTAtgtagggtttttaacttaaaTTAGAGGCACATTACTTTTCAGAACTGTTAATGACTTAATGGACCATAATAGGCTACTTAGTACTTGGATGTTTTCCTTGAGTTTGTCTAGTGCTCTTTGGTGAtgcttggatttttttttttttgggccagAGTTGATGTAAGGTAAGAGGCCTAAAGGAATTGTTTTCAGATGCTTTACAATGTATTGTGATGGTTTAGTTACATTAGTTGCTTTTGAAGTCTGAGTTGATTGAGCAAATTGCCTGCTACAAGATAGAATAGTCTTTGCAGAGTTAATCATATAAGACATCTCTATTGAATTTCCTTTGTGctgattttcttattttgaatTACTGAAATTCTAATACTAATTTCTTACCTTTCTATGAAAACAGAGTGGAAAGATCTCCTTTATCTTTATATGCTATAAATCTGGGAGTTCATTTGTGGTTGTCTATATAGGCTCGAGCAACAGTTGCCTTGTTTTCCCCTATTATTCTAGGTCACAAATATGTCTGCATTATACGTGTCAAGGCTTCCAggtttttaatttatattttagcATATATCTTTTATATAGTTACAGCTTCTGTATCTGTTGATTCAGCATTTGTTTTGGGTATCTTAATAACTTGCTTTGATGGTTCATGAGTAATTGGCTGTGGTCCATGATGTGACTATACAAACCGTGAAGATTTTTATAGCAATCTTTCTAACTGGAGTCCTCTTCTGGACAAGCCTACAAATTCCATGGAGTTTTCCAATGAATGCAAATAAACTTTCCATATATGTTTCCAGTTCTTGGTCTAATGGTTCTTTCAAGTAGGAAATCTTTCATGTTATATAAATTAGAACTATGATTCTCTACAATTTCAGGTTCACAAGATTGTTGATCTTTCTGCATTTCCTGATCGAGAGGCAGTGTGGTATCTTGAAGTCATGGAGGCCTTCAAACTTTTCTACCAGCCCTCTATTTGAAGAGTAACAGAGGGAAATTAGTCAGATTGACATATTCATGTTTGTTAAGCGATACCCGTTGCGCTTTTTTTTCCTCGTCTCAGGGGGATATGATTATTGATATTGTTCTTTGGCTTTAATAGTGAGCTTTTgttctttgtttttcctttttctttttttggaatATTAAGAGTGGTTGTTAAGTAATATTTAATTATAGATACTGGTTATGGATAATAATCAGAATCAGCAAAAACTACTCTTTAGTTGATTatagattttagttttttttttttagttactaaaaatctataattagaatacaaaaccaaccaaaaacATCACAAAAACTGATTATTCAAAATCAGAATTTATAATCAGTTAAAACAAACAACCAAGAACAAGCCAACGGTAAGCTATATCATCTATCTATCTTCAACTTATCGTTGCTAAGTAGTTCTCTGGTTAAATAGCATTCCTGGTCCCTTTCTTTATGCCGATCCCTTCTCTTTTACCCCCAAGAGATGCAAAAGCCAGATATTTATACATCTGTTTAAGGGTGTTAGAAAAGGTAAAAGTGTCAATCGTAGTTGTTCAATGTGAAGTTCAAATCCTGTACTTTTCTACCTCAAAAATGATGCTGATCCAATATCATGTTTTAGCAACCAAAAAGGTGTTTCAATTACATATCATGTACTGGTAAGAGGAAGTAATGCTAACAATAATCCGTAAACACGGCTCCATTTGAAAGGAACATCAGATAAAAGAGGACGCTTTCTCACACTCTAAACATTTACGACAATACTGCAGCAATTTATTGACATCTCCTTCATTCACAACGTTTACCTCTGATAAAGGAGCATCCTTAAGTTGAGCTTTCAAGAATTCCCATTGCTTCAGAATATCAAAAATTCTTCTAAGCTATTGAGGAGGTAAAGGAGAACCATGGTAAGGCATATGGTTGGCAGACAAAAAAGTAGAAATTACGAGGCAGAATTGAGAGCAAACTTGATGGACAAAGTGTAATAATATTGAAAGAAAGGATACAGTTCTGGTTCTAGTTCTTCGATACGTGCCATCAGTAAAGCTCTTGCCTTCCTCACTTGCATCAGCTAATTGAAGGTCTACGAATTCCTCTTCAATCACATCCGATTTGCTGACAAGTATTGAGATATACTGATGCAGACTTGACGGGTTACACTCACTAACTTCTATACAAATCAATAGTCTTTCAAGAATGCTCCAAAGTGCACCTTTTGCTTCTATGTCATCATAAGCAAAAGGGATTATATCGAATATGCCCTgtgaaaaacaaaaatctggcAGAACCAAAATGTCATTGCTAATTATGCATAAGTTTCTCATGCTTGACACAAAGATTGCAAGAAGGCCCTTCAAAGACCCTGAAAAGTTTAACCTTCTGATATTTCACTAGCAAGATGTTCTACTTCAGGCAggatatttgcaaccaaaactGCTGCAGTTACGCAAGAACTGGCAACCTGCAGGAAAGAACAGCCACATCATTTATGCCCACTACAGCTCCCTTAAAATAACCTGATAAGCTGATTCACATTTTCCCTGTTCAGCACCAATTTCCTACTAGGCATGTGCAATTGAACCACCTGGACTAAATTTATTGATTATTCTGCATCTAAACTTTGATAATAGTAACTCTTAACAGATTAATGGTCCATCGTTGTGGTTTAATAACACTTAAAACAAACGAAGGAAATACTGTTAACCTAATAATAAAGTGATTTGTACATTATAGGATATTGCACCTGGACACGAAAGGAATACAATTAGTTGAAACTAAAGTACTTTACAAGGCCATTACCACCGCCTGGTGATGCCCATGCTCAATGACCTATCCTGACTGTTATTAGCTgtttattatttcaaaaaattaattaagttttcaTAAGGACCCccaaattaattgaaaaaattaaaaattatcaaCTAGCTCAGTTGCAAAATTTTCTATGCATAAAGCTGCAAGTTTTTTCAACAGGTGGAGGCACCTTAGCAGAACTAACACACCCAGGAACAAATTATTAGAAAGTTTCTCACATTTAATCCTAGTAGCCATGAAAATTCCAGAATGAGCCCAGCTATTGCTTGGCCTTCATCAGATCATTGCTCGACATGATTCTGCAATTTCCTCACTTAACAAGATGCATTCTATATGTAACTCGCAATATGTATATGACCAAGGAAGTTTCCAGAAAGTTTTGCTTTAAAGGGGTCCCCGTACAAAGCCTCTTGTTTCTAATATAAGTACAGATTGTTTCCCTCAACCAGGAAGATAAGTTAGAAAGTGAATTTTGGTggaagaacttcaagaaatataGGGCCTCCTTTCTTGCTGTTGCAACCTTAGATCAGAAAGGGGAATTAAGAGTTGCAGCAGCAGAACACAGAATGGTCAGGCTCAACAGGAAGTGCAGCACCCATGGAAAACCAAGTGACGATGTAAGTTATTGGGAATCTAAACCTGGTAAGGTTGCAAGAGAAAGGTATTTGGCAATTTTAGAAAACAAACTTAGAGCTCTGATACTGAATATCAATATGATGCACATTGGTAAAGCCAGGACCACAGGGCAGGGGCTCTAGGATGTGATAGTTGAGGGTATCTTTTAGTATGAGACAATGTAACCATCAGCATGCCAAGAGGAACAGGAGTTGCAGTGACTTTCTTCAAAGTCTAACACTGAATATTGACTTATGATTAGGTGGCTTCGACCACCTGTGGCACATGAGGGTAGTTGTATatattgaaaattaaaattcTTCTTTGCAATTTGCATAAGTATTTTGTCCTGAAGCAGCTTGAAGAGTTTATTCTTAACATCACATCTATGACCAATTTAGGAAAGGTCCAAAACACTTGTGGAAGGTGATTCATCCTGAAGTAGTCCTTTTAGGGGGATAGATGAGGGAATTTCATCAGCAACTAAGATGCAATTGTTAAACCTTTGTACTTTTCTACCCACAGAGTAATCAAATTTGCTGCACATGGGGggttgttgggggggggggggttctgAAAGCAGCTATGCACCTCAGTTTTATCAGGAAGCTTGATCAGGTCATTGAGTAGCTTGAAGAGTTCCCTATTGGAACATATATATGATGAAAAATCATCAGCAGCAGAAAGAGCTTCAAGTGCCTGGAGAATTATGTCCAGAACGGGGTACCTGATGCAccatattttaattaattagtaAGAAAGATTCCCACTGCTTGATAGCACTTCAGTCAAGAATCAACAAAGCTACAGTAATGAAGTACACTAGCATGGGACATCACAACAAAAAGATGCTTCTGAAATACTTGGAAGTTTATCGCACATTTTCAGCCACAGAAAAAAAAGATTCAAGCACAGACACAGGAGAAAGCacagtttttgtttttgtcccgTCTGCTACAAAAAGCATAGTAAAACAGAACATAGATTCAGAAACCACTCATGCTGGATCAGTAATTACATTAAAGAGGTCCGAAAATATCAGTCTGAAAAGGTTCAAAGAAGATAGAGTCATCTTGAAGTTTACAAGAGCGATACAATACTTCTAAACATCTAAACCTCAAACCACAGTTCCGCTAATAGAAGAGAAGAGAAGTACCTTTCAGGCATTCGCTCTTCTGTCAGCTTgctcatttcaaaagaaaaaaggttaaTCAGGAGATTTGGAAGACCAAACTTCATCAAAGGTGGTAGAAGAACCCTAGCTATCTCCTGTTCGCTTCCTAATATTGCTGAAAGTAAACCAACACTCTGTTTAAGACAAGAATTTGACAGAACATGAGAAAACTGTGGATATGATGTTCACAGTTTAGACTAGTCTAAAGATTAAGAAACTTCACAAGGTAAACAAAGAATTACATTTCTCAACTAACTCGAAATGAGCATCCAAGAATGCTCTTACTGTCCAAGACTGAAAACTCCCTATCTATTAAAGTGACTAAATGACAGACATAATTCAATACAAAAGCAAATCTTCTAGCAATCTAACATTGCTAATTCCCAAACAACAAGAAGCATGAGTGAATCATTCTTTAGGATTGAAGTCCTGTATCTTGACTTGTAAGATattgcaaaattttcttttttattatggCCAAGTAAAATAAGAATGTGTTTCGAGCATCATGGGAGTGCATCCCAAATCAGCACAGAAAGTAAAGCATATGAGATCATGGAAAAGCTTGAAGCACAAGCCTGTACTACAGCTCCTTGCTTAAGCAAATGTTTTGCTCACTTTCAACTAGTATGTGCCAAACTCCATTACTTCGCGTATAGTTTGTTAAACATGCATTTCCCCAACTCCGCCAACGAAAATTAAATGGATGCAAATTAAGTATGATTAGGAAAAGCATCAATCAATGAATCGGGGGAAAATTTGAACTGCACACATAcatagttttgaaaaaaataaagccAACAGACATAAAAACTGGTGCTATTGTGTAAAAGAATATACAAAAATACTTCAAAATGAATCCAACAAGCTAGACCTCATTAACCAATGGCTCAGCTTCCAGAACAAAGTGAGATCAGATAAAAGCTCATTACCTTTTCTATGAGCGGCAGATTCAAGGTGTTCTCAGCAATCCACAAAATACGGGATAGAATATGCTCAGGTGTTAATGCTTCTGTCCAAACAACACCTTCACCACTTTGAAAACATAACGTTATTACCCTGCATGACATAAGAAAAGCTCAATGCACCGAATGTAAATCTCAAAATATGCAGAACAAGTACTATCATGATAGACTACATCATATGTAAAACATTCAGGACACAGAAAACGCAAAAAATCAAGAACAGTCCAAATACATAGAATGTCCTACAAATCAGAGAGGAAGAAGCTAAAAAATCTCAAATACAGAGACATAAATGCCTATATGTAACCTAGGGAAAATAGTTAGTGCAGGTAGCAACTACCTAACAATAAAAAGAGACAAGAGCACAGTTAAACACCCCCTGCCCCCCCCCTCCCGGCACACCTTTCCCCCACTGGAGGCACTAAAGAGGTCTCCCGTCCCTTATATGGGTAAACCAGAGTACTCAATTCAGTCTAGAAACATTATGACAGATGCTTGCTATTTGGGGTTGGCCTCTCTTCAGAGTCTACAAATTGcaataatataaattaaaatggAGTAATACAACACTGGAAAACACGTCTCAAAATTAGACAACTAGTTTTGGGTAAAAATGCTGCATAATTTCGAAATAATACTACCGGAGTGCTTCACAGAGGCATTGAGCATCATCCAGAAACAACTGATCCACAATTGTCTTTATCAACCCATTTGTCGAGGCTATGTGTTTCCGTGAAACTTCATGGCAAGCCAGATTTCCAATTATTCCGAGGCTTATCTCCTGAAAATATAGAAGTTTCAAACTAGCTTCTATGACTTTGCAGTATCTCCTTATCATCGTTAAGCAGAAAATTGATTTAGCACAAGACTGAGAAGTAATACAACTGACATGCTGTTAACATGAAGCACCTAAAATTGAGTGGGAACCTTACAGTGATTCGAGCAGATTGAGAAACCATTAGGTTAGCCAGAAGCACTTCAAGAATGAGATTTTGAACCTGTTTGGAATCGCAGTAGATGCAACTCAGCCCATGAACGcaacttttccagccatgacCCTCAAGATgcatgtaaaataaaaagatggTATAATGCAAATCTCATACAAATTCCATCTTCAGAGAAAGGGGGAGATAGAGAGAGAATGGAGCTGCTAGTGTTGGAGATGAGCTGGAGGCAGGGAAAGAATGCAACCA is drawn from Coffea arabica cultivar ET-39 chromosome 1c, Coffea Arabica ET-39 HiFi, whole genome shotgun sequence and contains these coding sequences:
- the LOC113727035 gene encoding uncharacterized protein — translated: MDYNLAALKLLCMHLKKAQQVISDSQSSFSLGGILFQRAWIQGILVSAVPSSSSTAPSETGCRFLLDDGTGIIELILSGDFRNRHWETGMYVMVVGGYFIQTGDVPMIKVHKIVDLSAFPDREAVWYLEVMEAFKLFYQPSI
- the LOC113727027 gene encoding uncharacterized protein isoform X4, coding for MARSSIDSAEEEGFSGPPSEENEDFQPQASHHHPYAPSHEVFDISTTVDPSYLISLIRKLLPPEYSNQSLDSEVHVSPSKGPRTENGERTMVSPFNGGEVQPCAGCENAVRNICENFSEAHNPPGFTEDAMEDQQKHRSASGEEAAWEEHGCTLWDLAANETHAELMVQNLILEVLLANLMVSQSARITEISLGIIGNLACHEVSRKHIASTNGLIKTIVDQLFLDDAQCLCEALRVITLCFQSGEGVVWTEALTPEHILSRILWIAENTLNLPLIEKSVGLLSAILGSEQEIARVLLPPLMKFGLPNLLINLFSFEMSKLTEERMPERYPVLDIILQALEALSAADDFSSYICSNRELFKLLNDLIKLPDKTEVASSCVTAAVLVANILPEVEHLASEISEDFCFSQGIFDIIPFAYDDIEAKGALWSILERLLICIEVSECNPSSLHQYISILVSKSDVIEEEFVDLQLADASEEGKSFTDGTYRRTRTRTLRRIFDILKQWEFLKAQLKDAPLSEDI
- the LOC113727027 gene encoding uncharacterized protein isoform X2, producing MARSSIDSAEEEGFSGPPSEENEDFQPQASHHHPYAPSHEVFDISTTVDPSYLISLIRKLLPPEYSNQSLDSEVHVSPSKGPRTENGERTMVSPFNGGEVQPCAGCENAVRNICENFSEAHNPPGFTEDAMEDQQKHRSASGEEAAWEEHGCTLWDLAANETHAELMVQNLILEVLLANLMVSQSARITEISLGIIGNLACHEVSRKHIASTNGLIKTIVDQLFLDDAQCLCEALRVITLCFQSGEGVVWTEALTPEHILSRILWIAENTLNLPLIEKSVGLLSAILGSEQEIARVLLPPLMKFGLPNLLINLFSFEMSKLTEERMPERYPVLDIILQALEALSAADDFSSYICSNRELFKLLNDLIKLPDKTEVASSCVTAAVLVANILPEVEHLASEISEDFCFSQGIFDIIPFAYDDIEAKGALWSILERLLICIEVSECNPSSLHQYISILVSKSDVIEEEFVDLQLADASEEGKSFTDGTYRRTRTRTLRRIFDILKQWEFLKAQLKDAPLSEMYKYLAFASLGGKREGIGIKKGTRNAI
- the LOC113727027 gene encoding uncharacterized protein isoform X3 — protein: MARSSIDSAEEEGFSGPPSEENEDFQPQASHHHPYAPSHEVFDISTTVDPSYLISLIRKLLPPEYSNQSLDSEVHVSPSKGPRTENGERTMVSPFNGGEVQPCAGCENAVRNICENFSEAHNPPGFTEDAMEDQQKHRSASGEEAAWEEHGCTLWDLAANETHAELMVQNLILEVLLANLMVSQSARITEISLGIIGNLACHEVSRKHIASTNGLIKTIVDQLFLDDAQCLCEALRVITLCFQSGEGVVWTEALTPEHILSRILWIAENTLNLPLIEKSVGLLSAILGSEQEIARVLLPPLMKFGLPNLLINLFSFEMSKLTEERMPERYPVLDIILQALEALSAADDFSSYICSNRELFKLLNDLIKLPDKTEVASSCVTAAVLVANILPEVEHLASEISEEAKGALWSILERLLICIEVSECNPSSLHQYISILVSKSDVIEEEFVDLQLADASEEGKSFTDGTYRRTRTRTLRRIFDILKQWEFLKAQLKDAPLSEVNVVNEGDVNKLLQYCRKCLECEKASSFI
- the LOC113727027 gene encoding uncharacterized protein isoform X1, translating into MARSSIDSAEEEGFSGPPSEENEDFQPQASHHHPYAPSHEVFDISTTVDPSYLISLIRKLLPPEYSNQSLDSEVHVSPSKGPRTENGERTMVSPFNGGEVQPCAGCENAVRNICENFSEAHNPPGFTEDAMEDQQKHRSASGEEAAWEEHGCTLWDLAANETHAELMVQNLILEVLLANLMVSQSARITEISLGIIGNLACHEVSRKHIASTNGLIKTIVDQLFLDDAQCLCEALRVITLCFQSGEGVVWTEALTPEHILSRILWIAENTLNLPLIEKSVGLLSAILGSEQEIARVLLPPLMKFGLPNLLINLFSFEMSKLTEERMPERYPVLDIILQALEALSAADDFSSYICSNRELFKLLNDLIKLPDKTEVASSCVTAAVLVANILPEVEHLASEISEDFCFSQGIFDIIPFAYDDIEAKGALWSILERLLICIEVSECNPSSLHQYISILVSKSDVIEEEFVDLQLADASEEGKSFTDGTYRRTRTRTLRRIFDILKQWEFLKAQLKDAPLSEVNVVNEGDVNKLLQYCRKCLECEKASSFI